CTTAAATagcgtgttattgtttgtgctatggcgctatcttTTGGACATGTTTAGTCACTGCAGGTGCAAGCGCTATCTGCTGTTCAAAGCTTTGAACAGGAAGAAGAACTGCCGTTTCGTCTTCTAGcggtccatagcgttcctacttgtatggattcttcattcaccaatccaagcaatgtttgtaagttttacaatataactaaaacaattcttacttactaaacagtctcatgtgtgatgtctgtaggagtgttttcatgcatatttgtacggctatcgtaatgtaatgcagctatgtcgttagcattagcttaaaggcctactgaaagccactactagcgaccaggcagtctgatagtttatatatcaatgatgaaatattaacattgcaacacatgccaatacggccgctttagtttactaaattgcaattttaaatttcccgcgacgtgtcctgttgaaaacgtcgcggaatgatgacgcgggcTTGTgaagttattggttggagcggacattttatcccagcaccactcacggctaaaagtcgtctgctttaatcgcataattacacagtattttggacatctgtgttgctgaatcttttgcaatttgttcaattaataatggagactataaaaaagaatgctgttggtggaaagcggtagattgcagctgcctttagcaaccgaaacacagccggtgtttctttgtttgttgtgaagctttaatatggaacagagcggtcaagtgaacatgtttctctaccacatgtcaagcggcaggtttcggtgagaaaattgtggtaataagttggctcttaccggagacatgagcggagcttgcgtcctcctgcagcagctgtcaaagaggccgctgcgactttcttggctcctccatggcttccatcagagacactggcggtcaccacacctctccgactttcaggtatgactatataatctcactaaaacactagtaacacaataagcatataagggattttccagaattatcctagtaaatgtgtttaataacatctgaaacgctcccactaccatcacctttttttcttttttgtagtgcttcactctaactttcctcatccacaaatctttcatcctcgctcagattaatggggaaatcgtcgctttcttggtccgaatcgctcttgctgctggtggctatgattataaacaatgtgaggatgtgaggagccctacaacccgtgacgtcacgcgcatcgTCTGcctcttttttattagcgaccaaaagttgcaaactttatcgtcgatgttctctactaaatcctttcagcaaaaacatggcaatatcgcaaaatgatcaagtatgacacatagaatggacctgctatccccgtttgaataagaaaatctcatttcagtaggcctttaaatgctaaCACGTCTATGAGTGTCTTTAttagtattatcaacttacaatggcattctttttgtattgtttcagtttcgtaaattcaccgaaacgtcactgtggagttattgagtctgtttagctgattggagagctagcttccgcaaaTAGtaagtccatgacgatgacttctgttttgtttgttcagttgttttactgccgtgttacagacaccgtttggaaacaattaaggcatgtaaataaacatttacaaaatgttgctgtgtaaataactcatttcacaacatacatGTTTGCGGCTTATAGTCCTGTGTGGGTAATATATGGCAAAAAGTCATTTAGTTAGTGTATTTTATTTACCGGTGCGCCCTATATTTCGGAAAGTACAGTTCTATAAGATAATAGTGTTTTGTCGTTAAACATGTTGGATGGTGAGTGAGAAGTTCTGACCTGCTGTTACAGGCTGGTCACGCTAAAGCTGTCATCGTGTGCCGGGTCCAGAAGCTGGCACAGCACCCCTCCTCCTCCCTGAGACACCTGCGAGGGGTAGCGGTGCCCCATCCCCTGGCAGGACAGCTGGGACAGCGAGTAGCCGCCTGACTCCTCGTGCGCCGTCAAAGGGTCCAGGGTTGCTTTTGGGTAGGAGGGCGGGGGCGTCAGCAGGCCCTGCCGGGCGCCCGCAGCAATGGCGTGCAGGGTCAGGTCCTGCTTGTGGGCGGCGGCGACGGCGGCGGTACTGCACTCGTCGTAGAGCGAGGGCAAGGACAGGGAATGAGCGGCAACCTGATGGGGCTGATTGTTAGCGGGGTAAGATTTGGCGTGGGAGCTCAGGCTCCCGTGGGCGTTGTGGTGCTGCGGGTCGTGGGGGGGCGGGTTCATGTGTGCGTTTGGGCTCGCCATCAGACTCCCGTGAGTGTTCGCGTGTGGGCTGGTGTGCGGGTGGGCCGAGGTACTCGGGCTCGGGCTGCTGCTGTGCGACGTTTGTCCGTACCAGTAGGGGGAGCCGCAGTAACTGGGGGAGTCGTACTGGGAGAAATGTGCCTCTTTGGGCGGGGGGCGATTGGAGGGACTCATGGCGGAGCTGCAATGGGGCGTTACCCGTGGTAGAGGAGAGCATGAGGGGGAGAAGGTTCTGGAGGGGACGAGGTGGTATGACTGGGGCTTGGGGGGGTAAGGGGGAGACGAGACGCTGGGTGAGAGCGAGGAGGAGGACTCTCCAGGGTACAACGCTGGATATCGCTCCTCAGAGGACGGCGTGGAGGGGTGAGCCGAGTAAGGGGAGGGGTACTCACAGGGGTCCTGGAGGTAGCTGGATGGCGGTGCATGGGTGGGAGTAGCCAAGGGGGAGAGGCTGCTACTGTCCCCGCTGTAGTAGTCCAGCCCCTCCTGGAACAGCCCAGAGTCTAGACCTGGAGCCGTCAGTGCTGCAGCAGCGGCCTTTCCCCTGCCTTTGGATCCTGAAAGACGCTCTCTCTGACACCCGGACAGCCCGCCTCTGGCTCCCCTGGATCCTCTACCCCGTCCTCCCCGCTTAGGTCCAGGAGTGGGTGTCGAAGAGGGGCTGGATGGGGAGTCGGAGTGCAAAACGGAGCCCGCTTCCTTTTCCGATTGTTCAGTCCGTTTTCTGCGACCCCGGCTGGGTTTGCTGGTGCCGCCTCCCTGGAAGAGGACATTCTGGCTCCAGCTATACGAGGGTCCCGAAGCGCTCTCGTGCCAGTCGATCATCAGTTTCTCCAGGCTGGACAGGCTAGACTGACCCCCGTCTCCGCTGAGCGTCTCCATCTGTTTGAACACGCCCCCCATGGAGGGAGGACCGCCCCCAGCGGCTGCCGAACCGGGGTGCGAGGAGTCAGAGGACGACTCAGAAAGACTCTCAGGGAAAGGCGGTCTGTTGGCTTTCTGGGGGGTGTAATTTGAGATGTCCAAGATGTCCTTCGATTCATTGGCGCCGTATTCGCCGTAAGCGTGCGGCCCGTAATTGTCAGCTGACCAGCCACCGTAGCCTTGTCTGCTGAATATGTCACAACACAAATGATTCAAAACACATAGTACAAGAGGTTAGTTCCAAAATATGAAGGAATTGTGCATTTTGTGATAAAAGCATGACATTTGGTACACTTATAGCCAAAGGGATTCTCAAAAGATTTGGATGTGGAGCCATCATGAATCTTCAACATGGCGCCCATGGcggccatttttcaaaatgtcCGCCAGCAACAACTGTTTTCTTATGAATGATGGATTTAATATGATATTTCAGACTTATTTACCATTCATACTACTTATTAAATGTCTTTTGGATAGTGGAACATTTTCATTGAAAATTCAAAATGGCCGCCAACTGGTTAGATATGGATGATCTCTATGTTTAATTATACATTTATCTTGATGCAGAATTTGAATTGGGAACTTTGGAATTTCTAAGAATCTTCTTTCTATCTCAAAATACTCATGCTAAGCAAAGGAAACCTAGGGTCTATCACAGGGAAGACTAGTCACACTTTCCTTCACAGACACAAAGggctgtgcactgtaagtgggaTTACACTGCCCAACACAACCCTTCTTGCATTTGCCTGAGACAAGTTCATGGCTTGACTGGCCTGCATCTGGTAGGCATGTCCAGAAGGGTTCATAGTCCCACTCAGGTGACTTTGACCAGCCCCATTTGCACGGTGCAGGTAGTTCTGGTGTTGACACCAGGACTGTACCCCACACGTGCCCTCCTTGGTATACAGCTCTCTTAACATGCTCTTCTAGGGCAGCCTTGGTAGGGGGGATTGTTTACACATTGTGCCTCTTTGCAAATAACTTCCTCCTTGCCGTATTGATTTCTGTACATGTGCTGGTTCGGTCATAGTCTAAGACAACAAACCTCTCAATTGTGGCCATTACATCCTGTGGTATGTCATCTGGGGCTAAAGACACTTTCAACAGGGCATGTGTAAGTTCGGGAAGCACAGACCATACAGCCCATGCAGTCTTTTTCCCATGGCCAACAAAGCTTGACACAGTGTCACAACCCGTCAATGCATGGAACACTGGTAGTGCACATGCTTTCTCGGGCCCGGGTCCTGCTGCAATTTCATGGACTGCCAAATATCGAAAATTCTTACCAGTACCAAAAGCCAACCAAAGCTCATCCTCTGGTTTTGGAATCTGAGCCACTGCCACAGCCAGCACCACAACATCAGTATCAACTGTTTGGATAATCATTTTGTGGTGGTCGTTTCTTGCTGCATGGGCTACGTGCAGTAACACGCGACTATCCGCTTCCTCGTGCGTGCAAGGAGCAATCGATGTCCTATCTGGGAGAGGTGGCTTGCTAAGGACTTCCATGTCACTTGTGATGACAAGCTGTTTATCCTCCTGCACAAATCATCTGAGCAGAGCCTCCGAGAGAAAGGCAAACAACTCAGTCTTATTGCTGTCAGCTCTAAGAAAGTTTTgccagtactttttttttattgggtaACATTTCAATTACAATAAAATAGATGATAGTGTACTTGAAATTATAGATTTAATTTCAGAAATATGGCTGCCATCTTGTTGTAGGTGACCAGTGGTCACCGAGTGTGACTATTGTGGTCACCATTTCTGAGTTAGAAGGAAGTTTCTGGTTTGACACAGAGATCACCCATATCAGGCAGTCATAAAAGTGATGGCTGCAATCTTTAAGATGTCAGCCATCTTGAatatttaatgacacatttagaTTATCCAAAAGACATTTACCAAGTACTATGTGTGGTAAATAAGTCTGAAACATCATATTATATCCATCATTCATAAGCGAACAGTTGTTACTGACAGCCATTTTGAAAGATGGCTGCCATGGGCGCCATTTTTAAAATTCATGGTGGCTCCATATCCAAATCTTTTGAGAATGCCTTTGGCTATAAGTGTACCAAATTTCATGTTTTTATCACAAAATGCACGATCGTTCTGGTTACCAGCTGCACTAACAGACAAATCAGTCATGACGTAAATTACAGTGCAATGCtccacttttttcacattttatgttacagtgttattccaaaatggaatacattcagtTGTATTCCTCAAAATTCTTCAcaaaatgacaatgtgaaaaacattttttaatttacttgACTGAGCAAAGGTTGCGAATACTTATGTACAAGAGATTTTGTTGTttcttattttcaataaatttgcaaaaatgaaaacatttccaCAATGTTATTATGGGGTATTCTCTGTAAAATTTCTGACAACAAAAATGAATGTAATCCATTTTGGAATAGGGCTGTGACATAACGTGgaaaaaaagtgaagcgctgtgaatactttccggatgcactgtacagTAAATGGACTTTCTTCAAGATGATGTCATGGAACTTAGTAAATGTACCAGGAATGTGAATGGACGTTAGTGTTAGGTAATAGgtacagtcgtccctcgccacATCCCTTTCTATTACTTCACAGATTACtttttctttataaaaaaaaaacaacacctctTTAAAGAATATTTTACCTACATATTGCCTAAATTAAGTGTCAAATTAGGTTTTATTTGTATCTTATATGTATTTCAGTACAGTATTTTTCTTGaacttatttaatattattatgtgGGGATCGATAAAAATATTCAGCAACCGCCCACTCCCAGCACCGACCTTGATCAAGACCGCTGTAGGAAAAACTTGTCCAGGATATCGCTGCAGTGAGCTGCTAGCAACATCCCCTCTCCCCCCCACATCCCTCATCAACACTTGTTGATTGTTGACTTTTGTCGTCTACTGAGATCACGGCCGTCTCCATAGCAACCTGCTGTGTTATTGTGACGAGACACTGCGGAATAAAGCACCGAAATTGGGACGCCCGACGAAGCGATGTCTCCGGCATATGGACGCACACATGCGTCCACGGACACTACACAAACACGCACGTACTCTTTCCCCCTTCCAACCCCTGTGTGCGGCGCGCGGACCACAGGTCTGTTCCTTTTCTGGCAGCCTGCACCGTAGCACCCATCTCCCCGTTGCAGTCTCGAGTTTGTAAGTCATAATGTGTACTTATATTTGCTGAGGTTTTTTTCCCCTAGTCTCACACTTCGCCCCCTACTGGAGCATAGTTTGGGGGTGGCTTTTTATCCTCCCTCCTCCtccttgtttttttcttttccatcTTTTAATTGGCGCCGTCCTTGTGGCAACCCATTCAGCCTTCTGGTATATGCAACGTCTCAGGCATAATATGAACACACATGCCGAACAAGGACCACGGGTCTGTTCCCTTTCTGGCTGCGGGTACGGTTGGCTGCCTGCACCATACGAACCTCCTCAATTAAGTCTTAAGTTTGTATGTTATAATGTGTGCTTATGTCTGCTGAGGTTATTTTCCTAGTTTGGGGGAGGCTTTTTCTCCTCCCTCTTCCTCCCTGTTTTTTTCTTTACCatctagcccaggggtagggaacctgtggctctagagccagatgtggctcttttgatgactacatatgggtctcagataattatatttatgtagcgcttttctctagtgcaggggtgcccacactttttctgcaggcgagctacttttcaattgaccaactcgaggggatctacctcatttatatatatcatttatatttatttatttatgaaagagacatttttgtaaacaagttaaatgtgtttaatgataatacaagcatgtgtaacacatatagatgtctttctttcacaaagacaagaatataagttggtgtattacctgattctgatgacttgcattgattggaatcagacagtaatgatgataacgcccacattttcaaatggaggagaaaaaaagttgtcctttctgtacaataccacatgaaagtggttggtttttggcatgtaattcatccagcttccatacactttacaagaaaaacattggcggcaaattccttagcttgcttgattgacattcacggcacccgagggtcttgtgagatgacgctggctgctgccagttcattattatgaaaaaatgacagagaggaaggtgagaaacactttttatttcaacagactttcgcgccgtcccttccgtcaaaactctaaaggccgactgcacatttcctatcttcacaataaaagccctgcttcatgctgcctgcactaacaaaataagagtctcggaaagctggcgtgcacagttttccgagactctgtatttagtgagcgcaggcagcatgaagcagggcttttattgtgaagataggaaatgtgcagtcggcctttagagttttgacggaaggtacggcgcgagagtctgttgaaataaaaagtgtttctcgccttcctctcggtcatattttcataataatgatcttgcagcagccagcgtcatctcacaagaccctccggtacagtgaatgtcatttaagtgacgtcttggtgaagattgatgatcactaatttttaggtctattttttttaaaagcctggctggagatcgactgacacaccccccgcgatcgactggtagctcgcgatcgacgtaatgggcacccctgctctagtgactcaaagcgctttacgaagtgacacccaatatctaagttacatttaaaccagtgtgggtggcactgggggcaagtgtgtaaagtgtcttgcccaaggacacaacggcagtgactagtatggcggaagcgggaatcgaacccggaaccctcaggttgctagcacggccactctcctaaccgagctaagcCGAGTAACTGtctaatactcttccatatcagtaggtggcagtcggtagatAATTGctatgtagatgtgggaaacagcgggaggcagagtgaaggtaaaaaggtgtctaatgcttaaaccaggggtagggaacctatggctctagagccagatgactgcatatggctctcagataaatcttagctgacattgcttaacacgataagtaatgaataattccgctggtaaacacagtttcaaaaataacgttcaaattataaaacattctaatgcattttaatccaaccatccgttttctaccgcacctgttcaagatgtcgcattaatgataagaagaattatatttattattggttaacttttagaataacaatgttgttaaaaagaataagagacttattatactctacaaatgttggtcatacttaaaaatgcacgaatttagttgtattcagtgttgaaaaatgttatatggctcttacggaaatacactttgaaatatttggctttcatggctctctcagccaaaaaggttctcgacccctgatCTAGCCCATGTAGCgacccattaaaggcctactgaaacccactactaccgaccaggcagtctgatagtttatatatcaatgatgaaatattaacattgcaacacatgccaatacggactttttagtttactaaattgcaattttaaatttcgcgcaaagtatcctgttgaaaacgtcggtatgatgacgcgtgtgcgtgacgtctcggattgtagcggacatttttttccagcccgatcccagctataagtagtctgctttaatcgcataattacacagtattctggacatctgtgttgctgaatcttttgcaatttgttcaattaataatggagaagtcaaagtagaaaaatggaggtgggacgcttttagcctttagcaacacaaacacagccggtgtttccttgtttacattcccgaaggtgaagctttactatggaacagagaggtcaagcaaacatggttcccgaccgcatgtcaaccggcaggtttcaatgagaaaattatggtaataagtccgctcttaccgtagacatgagcggagcttgcgtccttcatcatgcacctgtcaaagaggcagcttccctcagagacactggcggtcaccacacccgtggccacacccctccgactttcaggtacgacagtacaatctcactaaaacactagtaacacaatatgcagataagggattttccagaattatcctagtaaatgtgtctaataacatctgaatcgctcccactgccctgtctttttttttctctagtctttcactttcactatcctcagccacgactctttcatcctcgctgaaattaatggggaactcccgctgctggtggccatgattgtaaacaatgttcagatgtgaggagctccacaacccgtgacgtcacgcgcacatcgtctgctacttccggtacaggcaggcttttttattagcgaccaaaagttgcaaactttatcgtcaatgttctctactaaatgctttcagcaaaaatatggcaatatcgcgaaattatcaagtatgacacatagaatggacctgctatccccgtttaaataataacatctcatttcagtaggcctttaaagccctcTGGTGCGGTCTACCCCCTGTCATATTGTATTTCTGTTTCGTGGAAGTTTCTTAAGCACGGTCAGGCCTGGAACTGATTAGGCGCAACAAACGAGGGAGGACTGTAATGACTGTGACAGCGTGTGTGCATGGTTGTGTTTTGGAGATGTACCTGTAGCTCCACTGGTTGCAGTTGTACTGTTTATAACCATCTGgcgaggaggaggagctgaaggGGCTGCCCTTGGCCACCGACATGAACCCCGCCCCTGGTGACGCGGGCCCTGCTGCAGCACTTCCGCTGTAGCCCTTTCTGGCTGCGTGGTAGCTGGAGTAACCCATCGGACCACGGTCCTGAACCACGTTCTTGACATAGGAAAAACTGCAGTCCGACGACCTTTGGGACCCGATGCAAGAAGACGAGGCGTAGGCGGGCGAGTAGTGGCCATAGCCGGCTGGGTGGGGGGAGCTGGGAGAGTGCGAGAGAGATGGAGGAGTAGATTTGTGGTAGGTGGATGGGGTCGGGGACATTTGGGTCTGGCCCCCGTAGCTGTATGGCGGCCCGGCTGAGGAGCAGTGTGTCTGCCCCGATTCACCTGCCGCCGAGCTTGTCCCGTTGGTGCCCCATTTAGCGGGGGACCACCTGTGACCCGGGGCCGGGCTGGAAGGCTCGTAACCCGGGGCTGACGAATCTTTGCGGGCGTTTGATTGTGCGATGTCCAAAAGTTCAGAGGAGTCTTCAGAGTCCAGCAGGGAACGGAAATATCCGGCAAACAGACCTTGTGAGTCCTCCCCGGCCGGTCCGACACCCCTGCCCCCACCTGAGCGGCCGTAGCCCCCCCTCCTCCCGAGCTCACAGGAAGAAAAGCCCCCCCTTGTAGCAACACAGAGCTGATATCCTCTTAAAGCTTTCTCCCCCCAGCCTCCGGAACCATTAGGCCAGTCCTGTCCCATGCCATCTTCCTCCCCTTTGAAGGTGCCATTTCTTCTGATTCGTCTCTTCCTGACTGCTTTCTCGCCCCCAAGCTCGGTTCCAACCACCCCGCCTCCTCTGCCCACACCCCCAACCCTCTTCCCCCTCTTCCTGGGTAGTCCGTGCTCAGAGAGGGGACTCAGCTTGCGCTTCTTGCCAATGGATTCAAAGAAGTCACCGAAGGTGCTGTTATTGTGTTCCCTCCCCCCGGCTCCCCCTGCTCCGCCACTGCCTCTCCCGGCGCCACCTCTTCCGCCCCGAGGCCGCCGGAACCCAGTGAGCCGGTGCAGGAGGGTGGACAGTCCCGGGTTTTCCGAGGGGGTGTGGAAGCTTTCCGGCTCACTGGGTGTCCAGCAGCGAGGCGGGGAACATCGTCCCGTGGTGGGGGGCTGGCGGTTCAAAAAGGCCAGTTTGGACAGCACGTCCCCATACTCCGTCTTCACATCATTAGCGTCGTTGACGTACGACGGGTAAGGACAAGGTAGTTTAGTCCGCCGCTTCCTCCTGGGCTTCTTGATCTGGTCTCCGTTCCCACAAGCATTGGGGGTCTCTCCTGCAATCAAGGGCACGGCCTGTTTAGGCGGGCGCCCCCGCCGTCGTTTAAGAATAACCGGCATCTCCCCGGGAGGGAACATGACCATGACGCTTTTGCCGTTGTTCTTCATGCGGAGCAGCGCGGTGGGCTCCTTGACCACCTCTGGGCCTTCCGAGTTCCCGTCGTTGCTCTTCTCCGCTCCCGTAATTGTCTCCAAATTGGAGATCTTGTAGGTTTTCTGTCGCCGGCCGAGGCTGACGGGAATGCGAGCCACCTTGACGACGATCCTCCTCACCTGAGCAGCAGAGAATAAGGACAGGGGTTGTCACCATTGCTGATCATGCGCTTTGTTTAACAGCACTGACTAAAACATACTTTTACTATTGAACAAATGaataatcatacatacatacatacagaaggagcttttctaatctgcaacttgttttgaaaaagtttaattataattattataccaaataatacattgccatagggctgggcgatatatttttacttcaactcgatattcgatatatatctcgatatattttccggtgaaagtatacatataaaagACAGTCATTTTTGAAcgagattcactgaaattgaagtgaatgacaactgtactgtaaacagtcaatggcacttttattaaccccaTTAGTCAaaatgggtattaacagcacagaaaataaactgtttaagtagcacagaattacatacCATAAGTAAAATGATCCATCTATGACCTTCCTCATTTCAGCATACATTATTGGCAGCATTTCTCGTTAGAAATATGCAACTGGggaacagttttgatttgggcttacatggtaaacaactcaaatgaatgttttatccagagGCATACATTTCTCCAAATGTGGCaaagtagacgcattgtgggtttcctggacgtggtcaacattgttaaaagaaaaatctaaataagataatccctctgccatcttccactagtttttttagTATATAAATCGCCCACTTGAAAATTCCCCCTTCTCTTCTACGACTTTTTCGTCGTCaattgggatgtctgttgtgttttcccttcctggttcctggtgccctatcttgcctctgattggtctAATTTCAACCAATTGTGACTCTTCATGGTAAACAACCAGCCAACTATGG
The window above is part of the Nerophis ophidion isolate RoL-2023_Sa linkage group LG04, RoL_Noph_v1.0, whole genome shotgun sequence genome. Proteins encoded here:
- the ahdc1 gene encoding transcription factor Gibbin; this encodes MQTHIDAQILSHANLDSRGPARSLSARTARTSSPQPLSLALGNHPTSVRTLAAQMDTPSKICPVPASLKQNTGSTPLLVEAERKYALRSSGRSRFPCHVRKSSRLRRTPENGERKSDKEKGGEEEVKASEEKICRVKEEKEETVILKKEQPTVEAPPLAAGSPPGAPLALTVPEPISKADPKPGPRLGHRPGPKSRSRPVPKSVQKPGPKSVMRRRLAAAKAAAAAAAATECNTALLPPPMVGAGGPHVKKEPVELQILSPSGRRCGRFVGVRRIVVKVARIPVSLGRRQKTYKISNLETITGAEKSNDGNSEGPEVVKEPTALLRMKNNGKSVMVMFPPGEMPVILKRRRGRPPKQAVPLIAGETPNACGNGDQIKKPRRKRRTKLPCPYPSYVNDANDVKTEYGDVLSKLAFLNRQPPTTGRCSPPRCWTPSEPESFHTPSENPGLSTLLHRLTGFRRPRGGRGGAGRGSGGAGGAGGREHNNSTFGDFFESIGKKRKLSPLSEHGLPRKRGKRVGGVGRGGGVVGTELGGEKAVRKRRIRRNGTFKGEEDGMGQDWPNGSGGWGEKALRGYQLCVATRGGFSSCELGRRGGYGRSGGGRGVGPAGEDSQGLFAGYFRSLLDSEDSSELLDIAQSNARKDSSAPGYEPSSPAPGHRWSPAKWGTNGTSSAAGESGQTHCSSAGPPYSYGGQTQMSPTPSTYHKSTPPSLSHSPSSPHPAGYGHYSPAYASSSCIGSQRSSDCSFSYVKNVVQDRGPMGYSSYHAARKGYSGSAAAGPASPGAGFMSVAKGSPFSSSSSPDGYKQYNCNQWSYRQGYGGWSADNYGPHAYGEYGANESKDILDISNYTPQKANRPPFPESLSESSSDSSHPGSAAAGGGPPSMGGVFKQMETLSGDGGQSSLSSLEKLMIDWHESASGPSYSWSQNVLFQGGGTSKPSRGRRKRTEQSEKEAGSVLHSDSPSSPSSTPTPGPKRGGRGRGSRGARGGLSGCQRERLSGSKGRGKAAAAALTAPGLDSGLFQEGLDYYSGDSSSLSPLATPTHAPPSSYLQDPCEYPSPYSAHPSTPSSEERYPALYPGESSSSLSPSVSSPPYPPKPQSYHLVPSRTFSPSCSPLPRVTPHCSSAMSPSNRPPPKEAHFSQYDSPSYCGSPYWYGQTSHSSSPSPSTSAHPHTSPHANTHGSLMASPNAHMNPPPHDPQHHNAHGSLSSHAKSYPANNQPHQVAAHSLSLPSLYDECSTAAVAAAHKQDLTLHAIAAGARQGLLTPPPSYPKATLDPLTAHEESGGYSLSQLSCQGMGHRYPSQVSQGGGGVLCQLLDPAHDDSFSVTSL